In Phocoena phocoena chromosome 19, mPhoPho1.1, whole genome shotgun sequence, a genomic segment contains:
- the CDR2L gene encoding cerebellar degeneration-related protein 2-like: MRRAARMEDFTAEEEEPWYDQQDLEQDLHLAAELGKTLLERNKELEQSLQQMYSTNEEQVQEIEYLTKQLDTLRHVNDQHAKVYEQLDLAARDLELTNQKLVLESKAAQQKIHGLTETIERLQTQVEELQAQVEQLRDLEQLRVRREKRERRRTIHTFPCLKELCASPRCEDAFRLHSSSLELGPRPLEQENERLQTLVGVLRSQVSQERQRQQRAEHEYAAVLQEYSELERRLCEMEGCRLRVQELEAELLELQQMKQAKTYLLGREDHLAEALLAPLTQAPEADDPQPGSGDDSGTQDGVSSPAASPGHTVRKSCSDTALNAIVAKDPAGRHVGNLTLHANSVRKRGMSILREVDEQYHALLEKYEELLSKCRQHGAGVRHAGVQTSRPISRDSSWKDLRGSEEGQGEAKAGEKSLSQHVEAVDKRLEQSQPEYKALFKEIFSRIQKTKADINATKVKTHSSK, from the exons acTTGCACTTAGCTGCGGAGCTGGGGAAGACGCTGCTGGAGAGGAACAAGGAGCTGGAACAGTCTCTGCAGCAGATGTACTCCACCAACGAGGAGCAGGTGCAGGAGATTGAG taccTGACCAAACAGCTGGACACGCTGCGGCACGTGAATGATCAGCACGCCAAAGTGTACGAACAGCTGGACCTGGCGGCCCGAGACCTGGAGCTGACCAACCAGAAGCTGGTGCTGGAGAGTAAGGCTGCCCAGCAGAAGATCCACGG gctGACAGAGACCATCGAGCGCCTGCAGACCCAGGTGGAGGAGCTGCAGGCCCAGGTGGAGCAGCTGCGGGACCTGGAGCAACTGCGAGTGCGGCGGGAGAAGCGAGAGCGCCGGCGCACCATCCACACCTTCCCCTGCCTCAAGGAGCTGTGCGCCAGCCCCCG GTGCGAGGATGCCTTCCGCCTGCACAGTTCCTCCCTGGAGCTGGGCCCGCGGCCGCTGGAGCAGGAGAACGAGCGGCTGCAGACCTTGGTGGGAGTGCTGCGCTCCCAGGTGAGCCAGGAGCGACAGCGCCAGCAGCGGGCCGAGCACGAATACGCGGCGGTGCTGCAGGAGTACTCAGAGCTGGAGCGGCGGCTGTGCGAGATGGAGGGCTGCCGCCTCCGCGTGCAGGAGCTGGAGGCCGAGCTGCTGGAGCTGCAGCAGATGAAGCAGGCGAAGACCTACCTGCTGGGCCGGGAGGACCACCTGGCCGAGGCCCTGCTGGCGCCCCTCACCCAGGCGCCTGAAGCCGACGACCCCCAGCCGGGCAGCGGGGACGACTCGGGCACCCAGGACGGGGTCTCCTCTCCGGCCGCGTCCCCAGGCCACACCGTGCGCAAGAGCTGCAGCGACACGGCTCTCAACGCCATCGTGGCCAAAGACCCGGCCGGCCGGCACGTGGGCAACCTCACGCTGCACGCCAACAGCGTGCGCAAGCGGGGCATGTCCATCCTGCGCGAGGTGGATGAGCAGTACCACGCGCTGCTGGAGAAGTACGAGGAGCTGCTGAGCAAGTGCCGGCAGCACGGGGCGGGGGTGCGGCACGCGGGCGTGCAGACCTCGCGGCCCATCTCCCGGGACAGCTCGTGGAAGGACCTGCGGGGCAGCGAGGAGGGCCAGGGGGAGGCCAAGGCGGGCGAGAAGAGCCTGAGCCAGCACGTGGAGGCCGTGGACAAGCGGCTGGAGCAGAGCCAGCCCGAGTACAAGGCGCTCTTCAAGGAGATCTTCTCCAGGATCCAGAAGACCAAGGCCGACATCAACGCCACCAAAGTCAAGACGCACAGCAGCAAGTGA